Proteins found in one Paenibacillus borealis genomic segment:
- a CDS encoding SDR family NAD(P)-dependent oxidoreductase, whose amino-acid sequence MDLRGKVAIVTGGGTGIGRATSLQLAGHGVKVAVNYSRSEAEARETVNWIIAQGGQAIAVQADVSEDPQVRAMVEQVVQTYGTVDLLVNNASITQHIPMDDLEAVTPEVWDELYGVNVKGMFFCARAAAPYMKSSGQGAIVNLGSIAGNTGAGSSLPYAVSKAAVHGLTRSLAKALAPDIRVNCVAPGAVATRWWAGREAQMHKLAPNLLLQSIAAPEDIARFICSALAQEAMTGQIITVDSGQTL is encoded by the coding sequence ATGGATCTGAGAGGTAAAGTCGCAATAGTAACAGGCGGAGGCACGGGCATCGGGCGGGCAACCAGCCTTCAGCTTGCCGGTCATGGCGTAAAGGTTGCCGTAAATTATTCCCGTTCGGAAGCGGAAGCCCGGGAAACGGTTAATTGGATCATAGCGCAGGGCGGGCAAGCCATTGCAGTACAAGCTGATGTATCAGAAGATCCGCAGGTCCGGGCTATGGTTGAACAGGTTGTTCAAACTTATGGCACGGTGGATCTGCTGGTGAATAATGCCAGCATCACGCAGCATATTCCTATGGATGATCTGGAGGCAGTCACCCCCGAGGTGTGGGATGAATTATACGGTGTGAATGTCAAAGGTATGTTCTTCTGCGCCCGGGCAGCCGCCCCCTATATGAAGTCAAGCGGACAAGGAGCCATCGTCAACCTTGGAAGTATTGCCGGAAATACGGGTGCCGGTTCATCACTTCCTTACGCTGTGTCCAAAGCGGCAGTTCACGGCTTGACCCGGTCACTAGCCAAAGCTCTCGCCCCTGACATCAGGGTCAACTGTGTTGCCCCTGGAGCCGTAGCGACACGCTGGTGGGCAGGCCGGGAAGCGCAGATGCACAAGCTCGCACCGAACCTGCTGCTGCAGAGCATTGCTGCGCCGGAGGATATCGCCCGCTTCATTTGCTCCGCACTCGCTCAGGAAGCTATGACCGGGCAGATCATTACCGTCGACAGCGGGCAGACTTTATAG